TCTCAGCTGTCTGCCAGGGCCATTCCCAAACTTCTCCCCCACAGCCACTTTTGGGGTGAAATGTGgcacctcagccctgcagagccagccagtCTGGGACAGGGACCTGGAACTcccgggcaggcagggagagatgggagctgctgggaaatcCAGGTCAGGAGTTGAAGCTCCCCCTTGGTGGCCCATTCAGACCTTTCCTTGCCAGGGAGGGACGAGCTGTGGTTGTGCCAGCGGCTTTTGTCACTTGTCACCTGGCTTCAGCACATTCCCAAGTGGATTTTGCCCATTCCATCGTGGCATTGAGCCCTGGTGCCATGAGCAAACGGTGGATTTGGGGTGCTTGGAACTTCTTTGGAGTCACCCACCTCACAAAGACTCGAGAAGttcccaaaaccccaaatccagaCTTTGGAATGCTCCATTTCCCATGGACAGTTCCTAAGCTGTTGGGAAGGGAATGGGGGTGATGTTTTAAGGACTCAGTCTCTGGATGTGGCTGGAGCACCCAGGCCCTGAATCCATTCCTGGGGGGCTCGGGacaccccctgtgccccccgctgtccccggcCACCGCGGCCGTGGGACACAAAGGCCGTGTTGTGTGCGGGGTGGCCGAGTTGGAGCAGGCTCCAGTGGCAGTCTCATGACCCTGCAGCCATTCCCACACTGTGGGGATGATTATCCCGGCCCCCAGGCTGGGGGGGGACcttgcctggctgctccccagagctggggtgtGTGGGGGACAGACACAGCTCCCTCAGGACCCCTGCCCGCAGCTTCCAAGTGCTGCACGCAGCCCCCGTTCTCTGggtttgggaggaaaaaaattgtaaagcaTCTCttggagagaggaaggagagggggaagCTCCAGTGCTggatttggggctggcagggatgtgggatCTGCTCCAGTCAGGTTTGggggagctctggagctgccccagggtgggaaggggacAAGCAAAGCCTCCCTGGAATCCCAGCTTGGGATcccctgggatgctgggatggggTGACCTTGCCCTGGAATCCCAGCTTGGGATcccctgggatgctgggatgggTGACCTTGCCCTGGAATCCCAGCTCAGGATtccctgggatgctgggatggggTGACCTTGCCCTGTAATCCCAGCTCAGGATCCCCTGGGATACTGGGATGGGGTGACCTTGCCCAAGGTCACACCTGAAGCTGGGGCTGAGTGTGAGCAGTGCCACCAAAGAGCCCTTTCCTCCCTGATGTACAAATCCATGGAATTGGGGTTTAAAGGTCAAAGCCTGGAGCTCAGGAGGTGGCCCTGGAGTTGATCCCGGGTGTCTCAGGAAGCCACCTGGCTTTGGTGTTGGCTCTTGGTGGCAGGACTGGTGCCTGCCCTGcacatccctcctcctcctcctcctcagccccatcccattcctgctgggagctgaatCCTGGTGTCCTCCTGCTGTTGATTACCCAGAGCTTTGCTGCAGATCCCTTTTCCAGAGCCCCAGAcctgccttctcctgccttttctctgtgtAAAACAGGAAGGTGCCAAAGTCAAACTTATTTTCTGGGCTTAACAAAACGTttcaaaaataagtaaatatgGAAAACTACTGAGGAGGCCGGGGGTGGGTGGGGGAAGCTGGAGTTGTGCAACCTGGGCTCCTGCTCCGTGCTGGGACCCGGGGCTGGGAGTTGCTTCCTGAATAATTATTCCTGTTCTGGATCCATCCTGACTCATCCATCCCCCCGTGGCGTGGGACAGGCTGCGTCCcgccgtgcctcagtttccccgtCTGGAAATCAGGGTCTTGGATACTCCAGCCTTGTGCTGGGCTGATTTTTGGACGGGTTTGTGCCTGGAtttcctggctcctgctgaTCCCAGTGCTTGGGATGGGGGGAGTTACATTGATTTTCCAGCAAAGGCATCGCTGCTTCAAGGAGCGTGTGGATTTGCTGCTTGAGATGGACAGGAGGGAAATGTTATTCCCAATTTTTGGGATCAGAAGACTGGGATTGTGGGAGAGTTAGGGGCTGCTCAGGCTCACAGCCGGGCCCCAGTGCCCATTTCCCAGCAAGGACTgggtttttccagcctttgGAGTCAAGTGGATGTGTCAGGAgtgactttatttatttatcttgtCCCAAACAATCCCTTGGCattgggaagagctgctgcttctgctggatCCTGTCCAAGATCCAGGTCTGGCGCTGGCATTTGGTGATCCCAGtgtcctttcctctctcctgctcgcaggaaggagcaggagctgcctcagctTCCAGGGATCAGCTCTGGTCTGTcaaacacctgcagcagcagcctggggaggctggggctcccctctcctgcccttcccaaagGATATTCCCTGCCCACATCTCCAGgggtgctggcagccagggatgAATGATGGGGATGGTGTTCCAgtgatgacatcattgtgttGGCTGCTCTCAGTGAGCTGGGgaccttccctgcaggaatgggaCTGGGAGATGCTCCCAGGGGTGGactgggatgcactgggggggctcaggctgctggagccccgcgctgggcacagctgtgcccgctccaggtgctgcctggctgggcgatgccagctccctgccaagGCTTGCTGCTCTGGCCCGGATCCGTGCTAATTCAGCTGTTCTCACTTGAGAGCACCTGggctctcttcctcctcctcctcctcctcctcctcgccaGGTAAGCACAGGACGAGCAGGACGATGGGAGAGGCGCGGGGGACACGCGGCGCTGCCGGGCGCGTCCCTCAGGAATTTGGGGATTCTCCCGATGTCTCCAAGCTCTGACTCACGGCCTTGCCCTCCTTCCCCGCAGCCTTTAGCCTGGAAGATGGCGGGTGGCGTGGACGGCCCCATAGGGATCCCGTTCCCGGATCACAGCAGCGACATCCTCAGCAGCCTGAATGAGCAGAGGAACAACGGGCTGCTGTGCGACGTGGTCATCCTGGTGGAAGGCCAGGAGTTCCCCACCCACCGCTCCGTCCTGGCAGCGTGCAGCCAGTACTTCAAGAAGCTCTTCACCTCAGGGTTAGTGGTGGACCAGCAGAACGTGTATGAGATAGACTTTGTGAGTGCGGACGCCCTGTCGGCGCTGCTGGAGTTCGCCTACACCGCGACCCTCACCGTCAGCACTTCCAACGTCAACGACATCCTCAACGCCGCCACGCTGCTGGAGATCCCGGCCGTCAGGGATGTCTGCACGGATCTCCTGGAGAGGAAGATTCTGGCCAAAAATGACCAGATGGATACAGTAGATCAAATTGATCAGAGGAACCATCTCAGAGCAAAAGAGTACCTGGAGTTCTTCCAGAGCAACCCCGTGAACGGCCACCAAGGCAGCTTTCCGTGGACCAACCCAGAGTTGAGAGACCTTCAGAGACTGAACTTCCGAGgccaagaggaggaggaggagtcgAACTGCAACGGCCTGGACTTCTACTCGCAAGCCACCCCAACCGAAAGACCAAAGGCAAGTGACTGTGACCCCGACAGCAACCCGGCCATGTGGCTGGACCGCGAGGACGAGGAGCCGGTCAGCGGCGGGATGTTCTCCCCTTCCCAGAACGGACATTACAGCAGCCGTGGCTTGGCCACCCCGGGAGAAGAGGAGGGGGGCACCCCCAGGGGCCCTCTGGACCCGCAGGAAGCCGGGGACTCGCCCAGCTTCATCCCCACGGGCACGGAGACGGAGGATGATGGCAGGGAGGTGGATGACCTGGCCGCCAGcgccctgctccagcagatgATCAACTCGGTGGGGCGGCAGCAGCTCGGCGACGACGACCGCAAGGACGAGGACGGGGTCATGGATTATTACTTGAAATATTTCGGCAGTTCCAGCGAGGGCGACGTGTACCCGTCCTGGTCGCAGAAGGTGGAGAAGAAGATCAGGGCGAAAGCATTCCAGAAGTGCCCCATCTGTGAGAAGGTGATCCAGGGTGCCGGGAAGCTGCCGCGCCACATCCGCACCCACACCGGGGAGAAGCCCTACGAGTGCAACATCTGCAACGTCAGATTCACCAGGTACGGGCTGGCCACGGGGGCTGCACCCAAACCCAGGGCCTGCACACAAACCCAGGGTTGCACACAAACCCAGGGCCTGCACACAAACTCACAGCCTGCACCCAAACCTGGGGTCTGCACCCAAACCTGGCCCTCCCCTCACCCCgggagccagcccagggctggtcCTGGGTGATTTTATCTCTCTGCTCAACTCATTTCCAGCTGGCGAGTTGGGGCTGGAGGCCAAAGTTTTCCAGGGAGCAGTTTGGGGGTGTTACACTTGAGCTATCTCAAGGGGCCTGGCACGATGGCCAGTGCCACCATCCTGCTGGTCTGActtgctgagctctgctgggaaccTGACATGGGGGGGtaacagagctgcagctcttggtGTGTCCATcgaggcaggagcaggggaatgGTTTGGGCATGGCTCCATGGCATGGCTGAGGTGGTGGTGGCTGGGTTGGAGGGAGGTTGGAGCCCACTCGTGTCCTTGGCAGACCGAGCTCTGCAGCCCCGGTGCAGCTCCCGGGGGCGTTTGCCACGGCCCTGTTCCTaatcagggctgctctgctccctgcctgggccaTGGGAGCACCAAAGAAAGGGGATATTGTTTGGGCTGCTCCGGTTCACTCCAGTCCGCGCCCGGGCGCCGCCTCCTCTCCCCGGGCTCTGCGGCCGCCGGGGCTGGGCCGGCCCGGGggtcccagcctggagcagccccggccctgccgagctgggagctgctcccttccctttccctgctcccttcccttttccctgctcccttccctttccctgctccctttcccttgtctttccctttccctgctccctttcctttccctgcctgctcccttccctgcttcttccctgctccctttcccttccttttcctttctctgctctttttcctttccctttcccttccctttcccttctccctttccctgctttttccctgcatgctcccttccttttccctgctctcttccttttccctgctccttttccctttccttgctccctttcctttccctttccctgctccttttccctttccctgcctgcccagatGTTCTCACTGTGCCACTTCCCCCCTGCCCTTCCAGGCCCTTGGTACTTGGGGGTCTCCATCCCTTGGGGCTGCTCCGTGTGGGATCCCCGGGGCAGCAGGGTGCAGCCCGAGGGGCAGGAGGCCGtgtcctgccccttcccctggTCCCGGCCGCACCCAGCCCACGTTGGAGAGCTGAGGAATGCAGATAATGGCAGGGGCAGGgtgccagccctccctccctgctcccccgGCCCTGCCACGCGGCACCTCCCTGCTCCGGGCCGGGGCCGATCCCACAGCGaccccacagccaccccagcgACCCCAGCGaccccacagccaccccagcgaccccacagccatcccagtgaccccacagccatcccagtgaacccacagccaccccagagtgaccccacagccaccccagcgACCCCAGTGACCCCACAGCCATCCCAGAGTGACCTCACAgccatcccagtgaccccacagccatcccagtgaccccacagCCATCCCAGAGTGACCCCACAGCCATCCCAGAGTGACTCCACAgccatcccagtgaccccacagccaccccctgcccctgtgcaccgtccagggcactgcaggacCTGGAAATGCCACCGggtccctggcagctgctggcactccGAGATgaggggaggcacagggaccCATGAGCAGGGGGAGTTGGTGGGGCAGTGCCACCTCATCCTTTTTCCATCCTGCTCCCACTCTGTGGGATCAGGATCTGCTCCCCACTGGCTCCCAGGAGGGCCTGACACCTGTAAAAAAGCTGCTGTTCTAACCCACCAGCTTCCAGCCCAAACACATCCTCCTGCTTCTTCCCACGGCAGGTTTGGGCTGCAGAAGCCtggacagggacggggacagggacagggacagggacggggacggggacagggacagggagctgtcCTTGGCATCGCTGTTCCCGTGCCCCGAGCTCCATTCATTCCATATTATTTATTCCATATTATTCATTCCATATTATTCATTCCATATtattcctttgctttcctttccccctgGAAAACAGATCCTTCCCCATTCCGTGGGAGGGGTCTGGCTCtgggagggggtttggggtgtggCAGGGGAGGAGCGGGGCTGCTCCAGCCGGGTGTTCCCGGCCCTGCTCAGGGATTTTTGCTCCCTGGCGTTTCCTGGTTCCTCCACGGTCACAgggggaggagcagctcccataAAAAAAGAGTTGGAGGGTTATAAAATGccaaattttaatttcacaagCCACTTTGTGTGTCACTCAGAGCTGGACACGACCTTGGGGCTTTGatccttccctgcagctttaGGATTTTAGGGATCCTGCGGGTAAAGGGCGAACGTTCAGGGCTGGGATCTGAGTGATCCGTCCAGGAACGGGGTGGATCCCCTTGGCAGGGTCGggcaggtgctggggagggcaggaggggctccCCTGCCTGGCCACGTGCTCGGGGCTGGGTTTGCCTCCAGGAAGCAGCGATGGCTCAcgtggccctgctggcccctggcccagcctgcaCAGCGGCCCCAAGTGAGCCATGTGTGACCCCATAGTTGTGAGCAGaactgggctggggagggtgtGACCCCACAACCCTGCTCAGACCCCATATGGGGCACTGTGGGACCCACAACCCTGCCCAGACCCCATATGGGGCACGGTGTGACCCCATAACCCTGCTCAGACCCCATATGGGGCACTGTGTGACCCCATAACCCTGCTCAGACCCCATATGGGGCACTGTGGGACCCCACAACCCTGCCCAGACCCCATATGGGGCAAACTGGGACCCCACAACCCTGCTCAGACCCCATATGGGGCACGGTGTGACCCCACAACCCTGCCCAGACCCCATATGGGGCACGGTGTGACCCCACAACCCTGCCCAGACCCCATATGGGGCAAACTGGGACCCCACAACCCTGTTCCAATGCCCATCcccacaccaggagctgcccagccctgtgccgatgcccatccccacaccaggagctgcccagccctgttccAATGCCCATCcccacaccaggagctgcccagcGCCGATGCCCATCcccacaccaggagctgcccagccccgTTCCAGTGCCTGTCcccacaccaggagctgcccagcGCCGATGCCCATCCCCACTCCACCCGTGCCacccctcccagtgccaccctcccCCACGCCCACCCCTACCCTCCATCCCCCCGGTCCCTGacgtgtccccgtgtccccgcagGCAGGACAAGCTGAAGGTGCACATGCGGAAGCACACGGGGGAGAAGCCCtacctgtgccagcagtgcGGGGCCGCCTTCGCCCACAACTACGACTTGAAGAACCACATGCGGGTGCACACGGGGCTGCGGCCGTACCAGTGCGACAGCTGCTGCAAGACTTTCGTCCGCTCCGACCACCTGCACAGGCACCTTAAAAAAGATGGATGCAACGGGATCCCGTCGAGGAGG
This genomic stretch from Serinus canaria isolate serCan28SL12 chromosome 28, serCan2020, whole genome shotgun sequence harbors:
- the ZBTB7A gene encoding zinc finger and BTB domain-containing protein 7A, with the protein product MAGGVDGPIGIPFPDHSSDILSSLNEQRNNGLLCDVVILVEGQEFPTHRSVLAACSQYFKKLFTSGLVVDQQNVYEIDFVSADALSALLEFAYTATLTVSTSNVNDILNAATLLEIPAVRDVCTDLLERKILAKNDQMDTVDQIDQRNHLRAKEYLEFFQSNPVNGHQGSFPWTNPELRDLQRLNFRGQEEEEESNCNGLDFYSQATPTERPKASDCDPDSNPAMWLDREDEEPVSGGMFSPSQNGHYSSRGLATPGEEEGGTPRGPLDPQEAGDSPSFIPTGTETEDDGREVDDLAASALLQQMINSVGRQQLGDDDRKDEDGVMDYYLKYFGSSSEGDVYPSWSQKVEKKIRAKAFQKCPICEKVIQGAGKLPRHIRTHTGEKPYECNICNVRFTRQDKLKVHMRKHTGEKPYLCQQCGAAFAHNYDLKNHMRVHTGLRPYQCDSCCKTFVRSDHLHRHLKKDGCNGIPSRRGRKPRVREAGAMPPTPTGSAEDGSFPAPEPEDTATGSEEQQQQQQQQQQHFEENSNNEAPGLNVAGGSDEGNEQGLS